A stretch of the Streptomyces venezuelae genome encodes the following:
- a CDS encoding NAD(P)H-dependent flavin oxidoreductase has product MLTTPVCRLLGIDAPIVCAAFGPWDEVDLAAAVCRAGGLGSLGTAVRPLPELKDQWARLRRLTDRPFAINHTSRPLDEEAFQATIEEGPAAISFHLAVPPDLIARAHDAGILWIQQVSSRRQAEEALRAGADVVVAQGGEAGGHGGDVSTMVMVPDVVDMAGDVPVLAAGGIGDGRGLAAALALGAQGVLMGTRFLASDEMKVSQAWKSRLVESAASDAVRAVGSERILPPFNRPGSAGVPRCLRTPLVDLLREHPEQVDPAQTVPRVMAAILAGGGDEYLPFTGQSTALVHEILPAAEIVRRTVREAEAALAATARAIGPGT; this is encoded by the coding sequence ATGCTGACCACTCCCGTATGCCGGCTTCTCGGCATCGACGCCCCTATCGTGTGCGCGGCCTTCGGCCCCTGGGACGAGGTCGATCTCGCAGCTGCGGTGTGCCGGGCGGGCGGTCTGGGCAGTCTGGGCACCGCGGTGCGGCCCTTGCCGGAGCTGAAGGACCAATGGGCTCGGCTGCGCCGGCTGACCGACCGGCCGTTCGCGATCAATCACACGAGCCGCCCGCTCGACGAGGAGGCGTTCCAGGCCACGATCGAGGAGGGGCCCGCAGCGATCTCGTTCCACCTGGCGGTGCCGCCCGATCTGATCGCCCGGGCCCACGACGCCGGCATTCTCTGGATCCAGCAGGTATCCAGCCGCCGTCAGGCCGAAGAGGCGCTGCGGGCGGGCGCCGATGTGGTCGTCGCCCAGGGCGGCGAAGCCGGCGGTCACGGAGGGGACGTCTCCACCATGGTGATGGTCCCCGACGTCGTCGACATGGCGGGCGACGTACCCGTCCTCGCGGCCGGCGGGATCGGCGACGGGCGCGGCCTGGCCGCGGCGCTGGCACTGGGAGCGCAGGGTGTGCTGATGGGGACGCGCTTCCTCGCATCGGACGAGATGAAGGTGTCGCAGGCGTGGAAGAGCCGGCTCGTCGAGTCGGCGGCCTCTGACGCCGTGCGGGCCGTGGGCAGCGAGCGTATCCTGCCGCCGTTCAACCGCCCCGGCAGTGCCGGAGTGCCCCGTTGCCTGCGCACTCCCCTGGTGGACCTCCTGCGCGAGCACCCCGAGCAGGTGGACCCCGCGCAGACCGTGCCCCGCGTGATGGCCGCGATCCTCGCCGGCGGCGGGGACGAGTACCTGCCCTTCACCGGTCAGTCGACCGCCCTCGTGCACGAGATCCTGCCCGCCGCAGAGATCGTCCGGCGGACCGTACGGGAGGCCGAGGCAGCGCTGGCGGCGACAGCCCGCGCCATCGGCCCCGGGACATGA
- a CDS encoding cupin domain-containing protein, with product MTATTRQETPVAIQGGGVELRTQEVGGDLSVAFVRLPQGADLRPAVKGLPDDLCPCPHWGYMLKGRLKMVTKDGEEVYEAGQAFYWPAGHAPVALEDCEYVDFSPTDAFTSVIDHITSQG from the coding sequence ATGACGGCGACGACACGGCAGGAGACACCGGTAGCGATCCAAGGCGGCGGAGTCGAACTCCGTACGCAGGAGGTCGGCGGGGACCTGTCCGTCGCTTTCGTGCGGCTTCCCCAGGGCGCCGACCTCCGGCCGGCGGTGAAGGGCCTGCCCGACGATCTCTGCCCGTGCCCTCACTGGGGGTACATGCTCAAGGGCCGTCTGAAGATGGTGACCAAGGACGGTGAAGAGGTCTACGAGGCCGGACAGGCGTTCTACTGGCCGGCCGGGCACGCGCCGGTAGCGCTCGAGGACTGCGAGTACGTGGACTTCTCCCCCACGGACGCCTTCACGTCCGTCATCGATCACATCACGTCGCAGGGTTGA
- a CDS encoding class I SAM-dependent methyltransferase, giving the protein MGATAGGTWRDIGCGTGAVTGAVLEVADPVGVIGADPSQGYVDYARGHIADRRAQFVLADAMQLPFADSTASVAVSGLVLNFVPHPARAVAEMTRVVVPGGQVGVYVWDYGEGGMEAIRAFWDAAVTLDRQAKPLDEAVRFPLCARSPLGELLAGAGLQDVEVDEIRVPTRFADFDDYWTPFLGGQGPAPAYLAGLPEGHRAELREQLRAALPRAVDGSILLHARAWAARGRRGREGNPVNPAT; this is encoded by the coding sequence ATGGGCGCCACGGCGGGAGGGACCTGGCGGGACATCGGTTGCGGCACGGGGGCGGTGACCGGGGCGGTCCTGGAGGTCGCCGACCCGGTGGGCGTGATCGGCGCCGACCCCTCGCAGGGCTACGTGGACTACGCCCGCGGGCACATCGCCGACCGGCGGGCGCAATTCGTTCTGGCGGATGCGATGCAGCTGCCGTTCGCGGACTCCACGGCATCGGTCGCGGTGAGCGGCCTCGTACTCAACTTCGTCCCGCACCCGGCACGGGCGGTCGCCGAGATGACGAGGGTCGTCGTCCCCGGGGGACAGGTCGGAGTGTACGTATGGGACTACGGAGAGGGCGGGATGGAGGCCATCCGCGCCTTCTGGGATGCCGCGGTCACCCTGGACCGGCAGGCAAAGCCACTGGACGAGGCCGTCAGGTTCCCCCTGTGCGCCCGCAGCCCGCTGGGCGAACTCCTGGCCGGAGCGGGACTCCAGGACGTGGAGGTCGACGAGATCCGGGTACCGACCCGGTTCGCGGACTTCGACGACTACTGGACACCGTTCCTGGGAGGTCAGGGGCCGGCCCCCGCCTACCTGGCAGGCCTTCCCGAGGGCCACCGTGCGGAACTCCGCGAGCAGCTCCGTGCGGCGCTGCCGCGGGCGGTGGACGGCTCGATCCTCCTCCACGCCCGGGCCTGGGCAGCACGGGGGCGACGAGGCCGCGAAGGGAACCCGGTCAACCCTGCGACGTGA
- a CDS encoding MerR family transcriptional regulator — protein MTAHESFDDRLDDDDYPAYTMGRAAAMLGTTQAFLRAIGEARLITPLRSEGGHRRYSRYQLRIAARARELVDQGTPIEAACRIIILEDQLEEAQRINAEYRRAAEASSD, from the coding sequence ATGACAGCACACGAATCGTTCGACGATCGTCTCGACGACGACGACTACCCCGCCTACACCATGGGCCGAGCAGCCGCCATGCTCGGTACCACCCAGGCCTTCCTCCGCGCGATCGGCGAGGCGCGCCTGATCACCCCGCTCCGCTCCGAGGGCGGGCACCGCCGCTACTCCCGCTACCAGCTGCGCATCGCCGCCCGGGCGCGGGAGCTCGTCGACCAGGGCACCCCCATCGAGGCCGCCTGCCGCATCATCATCCTCGAGGACCAGCTCGAAGAGGCCCAGCGCATCAACGCCGAGTACCGCCGCGCGGCCGAAGCGTCGTCGGACTGA
- a CDS encoding SCO5918 family protein, with product MRCVIARFPFDLTKIGVLESMKDVKPEQVTGESVTIGRRTYPAKQVGRIVTGQDPRDFSAGDVLRAMTRLGFTCRTAPVAAEPTGPSPIPQASELFDVRANA from the coding sequence ATGCGCTGTGTCATCGCACGTTTCCCGTTCGACCTGACCAAGATCGGTGTCCTTGAGTCGATGAAGGACGTCAAGCCCGAGCAGGTCACCGGCGAGTCGGTGACCATCGGCCGCCGCACCTACCCCGCCAAGCAGGTCGGTCGGATCGTCACCGGCCAGGACCCCCGCGACTTCAGCGCCGGTGACGTGCTGCGGGCCATGACCCGGCTCGGGTTCACGTGCCGTACCGCCCCTGTGGCCGCCGAGCCCACGGGGCCGAGTCCGATTCCGCAGGCTTCCGAGCTGTTCGATGTCCGGGCGAACGCCTGA
- a CDS encoding CBS domain-containing protein, with product MALARMQPRGSNDPSPARRTVDDAMEVTGPQVCDDMTVEVALAVMAGARADRLLVSDEHGLCTGLVSHARLTAVRVGPAYTDGARLRDVLGDLGPFPSPMTTMADAERAMLHRRLDAVPVVDEEGTAVGLLALAR from the coding sequence GTGGCGCTGGCCCGGATGCAGCCCCGCGGGTCCAACGACCCCAGCCCTGCGCGCCGGACGGTGGACGACGCGATGGAAGTGACCGGTCCACAGGTCTGTGACGACATGACGGTCGAAGTGGCCCTGGCCGTCATGGCTGGCGCCCGCGCCGACCGCCTGCTCGTCAGTGACGAGCACGGCCTGTGCACCGGGCTGGTCAGCCACGCCCGGCTCACCGCCGTCCGCGTTGGCCCGGCCTACACCGATGGGGCCCGACTGCGCGACGTCCTGGGCGACCTCGGGCCGTTTCCCTCGCCCATGACCACGATGGCCGACGCAGAGCGGGCCATGCTTCACCGCAGGCTCGACGCAGTTCCCGTTGTCGACGAGGAGGGCACCGCTGTGGGCCTCCTCGCCCTCGCGCGCTGA
- a CDS encoding cold-shock protein: MAAGTVKWFNAEKGFGFIEQDGGGADVFAHYSNIAAQGFRELQEGQKVTFDIAQGQKGPTAENIVPA; the protein is encoded by the coding sequence ATGGCTGCTGGTACCGTGAAGTGGTTCAACGCCGAAAAGGGCTTCGGCTTCATCGAACAGGACGGTGGTGGCGCTGACGTGTTCGCCCACTACTCGAACATCGCCGCGCAGGGCTTCCGCGAGCTTCAGGAAGGCCAGAAGGTCACCTTTGACATCGCGCAGGGCCAGAAGGGCCCGACGGCGGAGAACATCGTTCCCGCCTGA
- a CDS encoding serine hydrolase, whose protein sequence is MPWSRWYWPVSPSRRHTPPATTATDAVLLLAGRHQLALSDPLSGFLDNPPSWTRDVTLGDLMRHTSGIPGGGRCRQGRVVRREGRLLHSQFLPLEAVRRRVRPRHPRRIRPLGRQLPNRSRRWHVSVDDVLRRRGVDDGRYGAGIPSRPGVSAWERAGELAAAHSTGKGSISMPAAADFSGCPGKNSYPGTRWGNSPHKNLSSMLLSIQLQFWYPKSASRFRFFRQGIIAATRHPYSADVGVLPQRRRIWLLVP, encoded by the coding sequence GTGCCATGGTCGCGGTGGTACTGGCCGGTGTCGCCATCCCGTCGGCACACGCCACCGGCGACGACCGCGACAGACGCCGTCCTCTTGCTGGCCGGGCGGCACCAGCTTGCGCTGAGTGACCCCCTGTCCGGGTTCCTCGACAACCCGCCCTCCTGGACGCGGGACGTCACGCTGGGCGACCTGATGCGTCACACCAGCGGCATCCCCGGCGGTGGACGTTGCCGGCAAGGCCGTGTCGTACGACGAGAAGGACGGCTCCTTCACTCCCAATTCCTCCCCCTGGAAGCAGTACGGAGACGGGTCCGTCCACGCCACCCCCGGAGAATTCGTCCGCTGGGCCGACAATTACCGAACAGGTCGCGTCGGTGGCACGTGAGTGTGGATGACGTCCTGCGCCGGCGCGGCGTCGACGACGGACGGTACGGGGCCGGAATCCCGTCGCGGCCGGGAGTTTCCGCCTGGGAGCGAGCAGGCGAGCTCGCCGCAGCACACTCCACCGGGAAGGGTTCAATATCTATGCCCGCCGCCGCAGATTTTTCTGGTTGTCCCGGGAAGAATTCCTACCCCGGAACGCGCTGGGGAAATTCTCCGCACAAAAACCTGTCCAGCATGCTACTGTCGATCCAGTTGCAGTTTTGGTACCCGAAAAGCGCTTCACGTTTCCGATTTTTCCGGCAGGGCATCATCGCGGCGACACGGCATCCGTACAGTGCGGACGTCGGCGTACTGCCCCAAAGGAGAAGAATATGGCTGCTGGTACCGTGA